The Calliopsis andreniformis isolate RMS-2024a chromosome 7, iyCalAndr_principal, whole genome shotgun sequence region GAGCCCTCAGTTGGTCTTTCATATTTAGTAGTTATAGAAAAAGATAACAAATGAGACAGCATGAACAACTGGCTATACATATTACAGAGTCTCACATACCTCAGGCATACTTGCCTACTTTCAAGGAAGTTTTTCCTTAGATAATGGGGATAACAATATATACAAACAAACAAAATCTAGTGAACATACAAAGaaaatttactgtattttctctGAGCAGCATACTTGCCATTTTCTTCCTTCCACTTTTGCATATACTTCCATGACTTGCAAGTATTCTCCAAGCAAAAAATGCATAGATACTAATTTGCAATGAATTTTGTACAGATAAGCCAAAATTGCCAGAGAATTACCAAGAGCAAACATGGGAGAAGCTGCAAGAAGCTGTGATTGCGATACAGACCAGCAAAAGTATTCGTTATTCCTTGGAGGAACTTTACCAGGCGGTTGAAAATATGTGTAGTCATAAAATGGCATCTACGCTATATACAAAACTGACGAGGTTAACAGAAGCTCATGTGCAGGctaatatagaacagtttttagccGAGTCTATGGATAGGCATATATTCTTGAAgaagatgaatgagtgttggcagTCGCATTGTAGACAAATGATTATGATTAGGAGTATTTTTCTATACTTGGATAGAACATATGTACTGCAGAATCCAAGCATTTTGTCCATTTGGTGAGTCTGttgttatttgaatatttcagtatTTTGTGCTTACTGTGTACAATTTCAGGGATATGGGATTACATTTATTTAGAGTGTATATCGTCCTAAACAATTTAGTTCAGACACGTACAGTGGAAGGACTACTCATGCTCATAGAAAAAGAACGTCAGGGGGATACAGTAGACAGAACACTTCTTAAGTCATTGTTACGAATGTTATCAGATTTACAAATTTACCAAGATGCCTTTGAAACTAAGTAAGAACCCTTTCAAAACACTATTTCTCTTCAGATAAGGTTTATATGGATATTTATCCCTATTTCTGTGCCTTCAAACTAGAATTTATAAGAAAAAACAACTTTCATTGGAAATATAACTTAGTAAACTTAGAAAAATAATTCCTTGACTTATGTGTAAAAGTTCTTTTCTTATCAATTATTCTAGTCCAAAGCCACAGAAATGGGGACACGTGATTTATTATTGTTTCTAACAATGAATTCTCATTTCCATAGGTTTTTGGTTGCCACAGAAAGACTGTATGCTGCTGAGGGCCAACGATTGATGAACGAACACGACGTTCCCGAGTACTTAGCACACGTGGACAAACGACTTCAAGAAGAGAATGAACGTTTGTTGCATTACCTTGATGCGTCTACGAAGTAAATCAATCgttttttatacatttaattAATGTATCGTTCACACAGTGATATAATAACTAATTTATTGTTCTAGATGGTCGCTAATACACACTGTAGAAAAGCAATTATTATCCGAGCACCTTACAAGCATTTTACAGAAAGGGTTAAGTGGTTTGTTGGACGAAAATAGAATTAGTGATCTATCTttactttataatttatatagtcGAGTGAAAAATGGCCTTGTTGAACTATGTTTGAATTTCAATTCGTATATAAAGGTACGTTTCATGTGCATATATGTTCCATAGCCAGAAATCTAATTACATATTCTTGTTTCTTGCAGAAAAAAGGTAAAACTATAGTCATAGATCCTGAAAAAGATAAAACTATGGTTCAAGAACTCTTAGACTTCAAGGACAAAATGGACAATATAGTAAATACGTGTTTTCATAAAAATGAGAAGTTTGCAAATAGCTTAAAAGAAGCTTTCGAAGCTTTTATTAATCAGCGAGCAAACAAACCAGCTGAATTAATAGGTATTGTAAATTCTTCTATGTTAAAATCGTAGCGTTATCTTTATTACTGTTAATTAGACTGAGAATGTTTATGTATCTTTATAATTACAGCCAAATTTGTCGATTGCAAGCTAAGGGCAGGTAACAAAGAAGCGACAGAAGAAGAGTTAGAAAGACTACTAGATAAGATTATGGTGTTGTTTAGATTTATACACGGGAAAGATGTATTCGAAGCTTTTTATAAAAAAGACTTGGCCAAACGTTTATTAGTGGGCAAGTCAGCCTCTGTCGACGCAGAGAAGTCCATGTTGTCTAAATTGAAACAAGAATGCGGCGGTGGTTTCACTAGCAAATTGGAAGGGATGTTTAAAGA contains the following coding sequences:
- the Cul4 gene encoding cullin 4; amino-acid sequence: MTDTAAATTDTQKRANFSALTVGNPNGVNKISPSLANAKPGTARKLVIKNFKNKPKLPENYQEQTWEKLQEAVIAIQTSKSIRYSLEELYQAVENMCSHKMASTLYTKLTRLTEAHVQANIEQFLAESMDRHIFLKKMNECWQSHCRQMIMIRSIFLYLDRTYVLQNPSILSIWDMGLHLFRVYIVLNNLVQTRTVEGLLMLIEKERQGDTVDRTLLKSLLRMLSDLQIYQDAFETKFLVATERLYAAEGQRLMNEHDVPEYLAHVDKRLQEENERLLHYLDASTKWSLIHTVEKQLLSEHLTSILQKGLSGLLDENRISDLSLLYNLYSRVKNGLVELCLNFNSYIKKKGKTIVIDPEKDKTMVQELLDFKDKMDNIVNTCFHKNEKFANSLKEAFEAFINQRANKPAELIAKFVDCKLRAGNKEATEEELERLLDKIMVLFRFIHGKDVFEAFYKKDLAKRLLVGKSASVDAEKSMLSKLKQECGGGFTSKLEGMFKDMELSKDINIAFKQYAGNLQNELSASNLDLTVSILTMGYWPTYPVMEVTLPPEMVQYQDVFNKFYLGKHSGRKLQWQPTLGHCVLKAWFNQGNKELQVSLFQALVLILFNDSDNLSLEDIKVATNIEDGELRRTLQSLACGKARVLQKNPRGRDVADNDRFVFNADFTNKLFRIKINQIQMKETNEEQKATEERVYQDRQYQIDAAIVRIMKMRKTLTHNLLISELYNQLKFPVKPADLKKRIESLIDRDYMERDKDNANEYNYVA